In the Nakamurella alba genome, one interval contains:
- a CDS encoding ABC transporter substrate-binding protein, with protein MSDISSQRRFDRRRFLGLTGTLAAAGFAAACGSNTGREGSSTAPAASSGASSPAGSAGSSAAPGGGGGGEIAQWYHAYGETGTQQAVEKYAAAYTDAKVSVTWIPGDYEKKTQASLLTDGGPDVFEWGNGPSIDMIQSGQVVELGDILGDADDDFTQSLVDRMTYDGKLYGVPQVIDMQLLVYRKSMLDDAGIEPPTSFDGLAAAAKALTTADVKGLFLGNDGGVGVMAGPTLWSVGADYLTEDNTFGFADPNVAVAFGKLHELFTSDSLLLGAPTDWSDPSAITQGLTAMQWTGLWTFPQLQKDLGDDFGVLPWPAFSATVGAPSVPIGAYGSAVSAKAKDPEAAKAYVKWLWVDNTEDQLDFAQSYGFHVPARKSLADQAESLKSGPAADAVTILQNNGKAQTPLLWTPASGTALSDAVSRIIKDGADPVSELAAVQKTVEAELERVTK; from the coding sequence ATGTCGGACATTTCATCGCAGCGCCGGTTCGATCGTCGCCGGTTCCTCGGCCTCACCGGCACTCTCGCCGCAGCCGGGTTCGCGGCGGCCTGCGGATCCAACACCGGGCGCGAGGGCAGCAGCACGGCTCCGGCGGCGTCCTCGGGCGCATCCTCACCGGCAGGATCAGCAGGCAGCAGCGCCGCTCCGGGCGGGGGCGGGGGCGGGGAGATCGCCCAGTGGTACCACGCGTACGGCGAGACGGGCACCCAGCAGGCGGTGGAGAAGTACGCCGCCGCGTACACCGACGCGAAGGTCTCGGTCACCTGGATCCCCGGCGACTACGAGAAGAAGACGCAGGCATCCCTGCTCACCGACGGCGGGCCGGACGTCTTCGAGTGGGGCAACGGCCCGAGCATCGACATGATCCAGAGCGGGCAGGTGGTTGAACTCGGCGACATCCTCGGCGACGCCGACGACGACTTCACGCAGTCGCTGGTCGATCGGATGACCTACGACGGCAAGCTCTACGGCGTCCCGCAGGTCATCGACATGCAGTTGCTGGTGTACCGGAAGAGCATGTTGGACGACGCCGGCATCGAGCCGCCGACCTCCTTCGACGGCCTGGCCGCCGCGGCGAAGGCACTGACCACCGCGGACGTGAAGGGACTGTTCCTCGGCAACGACGGCGGCGTCGGCGTGATGGCCGGACCGACGCTGTGGTCGGTCGGCGCCGACTACCTCACGGAGGACAACACCTTCGGCTTCGCCGACCCGAACGTCGCGGTCGCCTTCGGCAAGCTGCACGAGCTGTTCACCAGCGACTCGCTGCTGCTCGGCGCGCCCACCGACTGGTCGGACCCGTCGGCCATCACCCAGGGCCTGACCGCCATGCAGTGGACCGGCCTGTGGACCTTCCCGCAGCTGCAGAAGGACCTGGGCGACGACTTCGGCGTGCTGCCCTGGCCGGCGTTCAGCGCGACGGTGGGTGCACCGTCCGTCCCGATCGGCGCGTACGGATCGGCGGTGTCGGCCAAGGCGAAGGACCCGGAGGCGGCCAAGGCCTACGTCAAGTGGCTCTGGGTCGACAACACCGAGGACCAGCTGGATTTCGCGCAGAGTTACGGCTTCCACGTCCCGGCGCGCAAGAGCCTGGCCGACCAGGCGGAAAGCCTGAAGAGCGGGCCGGCCGCCGACGCCGTCACGATCCTGCAGAACAACGGCAAGGCGCAGACGCCGCTGCTCTGGACGCCGGCGTCCGGCACCGCCCTGTCCGACGCGGTCAGCCGGATCATCAAGGACGGCGCCGACCCGGTCTCCGAGCTGGCGGCCGTGCAGAAGACGGTGGAGGCCGAGCTCGAGCGCGTCACCAAGTAA
- a CDS encoding YybH family protein, with protein MSTTSVPTTATADETAIRGLIEARNAAVHAGDADAVIANLTPDAITMTLAPPLRNLPERSHDADALRAWMGTFNGPVTLETTDLVVHVGGDVAFAHGLTRMTATPQGSDESFSFWYRSTVGLVRTGGEWKVAHEHESTPFLMDGSFLAATDLQP; from the coding sequence ATGAGCACCACGTCCGTCCCCACCACCGCCACCGCCGACGAGACCGCGATCCGTGGGCTGATCGAGGCACGCAATGCCGCCGTGCACGCCGGCGACGCCGACGCGGTGATCGCCAACCTCACCCCCGACGCCATCACCATGACCCTCGCCCCGCCGCTGCGGAACCTGCCGGAGCGCTCGCACGACGCGGACGCGCTGCGCGCCTGGATGGGGACCTTCAACGGACCGGTCACCCTGGAGACCACCGACCTGGTGGTGCACGTCGGCGGTGACGTCGCCTTCGCCCACGGGCTCACCCGGATGACCGCGACGCCGCAGGGATCGGACGAGTCGTTCTCGTTCTGGTACCGCTCGACTGTCGGTCTGGTCCGGACCGGGGGAGAGTGGAAGGTGGCACACGAGCACGAGTCCACCCCGTTCCTGATGGACGGCAGCTTCCTGGCCGCCACGGACCTGCAGCCCTGA
- a CDS encoding SDR family NAD(P)-dependent oxidoreductase, translating into MLLQDKIAIVYGAGAVGRAIARRYVREGATVHLVNRSQPGLDKAVAEITADGGTVSTAELDATDEAAVAAYVDEVVAQHGRLDISFNVIGVDDVQGTPLAEMPIADIMKPIEKAVRTQLVTSQPAIKQMRTQHSGVILNFGGIGEPVKDYSIGGFQVALAATDALRRQLATELGVDGIRVNTVQTSGVVQSVVEGYGDSPEGQEIRKMLIDSTVLKHETSYEDVGDAATLAASDLTRTMTGAALNMTCGSTLDWR; encoded by the coding sequence ATGTTGCTGCAGGACAAGATCGCGATCGTCTACGGAGCCGGCGCCGTCGGCCGGGCCATTGCCCGCCGGTACGTGCGGGAAGGTGCGACGGTGCACCTGGTCAACCGGTCACAGCCCGGCCTGGACAAGGCCGTCGCGGAGATCACCGCCGACGGCGGCACGGTGAGCACCGCCGAGCTGGACGCGACCGATGAGGCGGCCGTCGCGGCGTACGTCGACGAGGTCGTCGCGCAGCACGGCCGGCTCGACATCTCCTTCAACGTCATCGGTGTCGACGACGTGCAGGGCACACCGCTGGCCGAGATGCCGATCGCGGACATCATGAAGCCGATCGAGAAGGCGGTGCGGACGCAGCTGGTCACGTCCCAGCCGGCGATCAAGCAGATGCGCACGCAGCACTCGGGCGTGATCCTGAACTTCGGCGGGATCGGCGAGCCGGTCAAGGACTACTCGATCGGCGGGTTCCAGGTCGCGCTCGCCGCGACCGACGCCTTGCGCCGCCAGCTCGCCACCGAGCTCGGCGTCGACGGGATCCGCGTCAATACGGTGCAGACCAGCGGGGTGGTGCAGTCGGTGGTCGAGGGTTACGGCGACTCACCGGAAGGGCAGGAGATCCGGAAGATGTTGATCGACTCGACGGTGTTGAAACACGAGACCTCCTACGAGGATGTCGGTGATGCCGCCACTCTCGCCGCCTCCGACCTCACCCGCACCATGACCGGCGCCGCGCTCAACATGACCTGCGGCAGCACCCTCGACTGGCGCTGA